The following coding sequences are from one Roseburia hominis A2-183 window:
- a CDS encoding putative ABC transporter permease, protein MKKHDRLPDFSKLCAPEQTPISFFLSQQIYFFFLGSIGGFLWEVAIFLYRDKTFANRGFLYGPWLPVYGIGAVLFYLLLGCRRKKIHPAGVFFLSAAIGTGLELLIGWFLDTFWNLRYWDYSGYPFHFHGYICLYAAVGFGIAGVLWICVLEAPLTRLWKRLTPKVRLGLNTLLLLLFAADCAAALIFPNHGADITFP, encoded by the coding sequence ATGAAAAAACATGACCGTCTTCCGGATTTTTCCAAACTCTGCGCACCGGAGCAGACTCCTATATCGTTTTTCCTCTCCCAGCAGATTTATTTCTTCTTTCTCGGCTCGATCGGCGGGTTTCTCTGGGAGGTTGCCATCTTCCTGTATCGGGACAAAACCTTTGCCAACCGCGGCTTCCTCTACGGGCCGTGGCTTCCGGTCTACGGCATCGGCGCAGTGCTTTTCTATCTGCTGCTGGGATGCAGGCGAAAAAAAATCCACCCGGCCGGCGTCTTTTTCCTCAGTGCTGCCATCGGCACCGGTCTGGAACTCCTGATCGGATGGTTTCTGGATACCTTCTGGAATCTGCGCTACTGGGATTACAGCGGCTATCCTTTTCATTTTCATGGCTATATCTGCCTGTACGCGGCGGTCGGCTTCGGCATCGCGGGCGTGCTCTGGATCTGTGTGCTGGAGGCGCCGCTCACCAGGCTCTGGAAACGACTCACCCCCAAAGTGCGCCTTGGATTAAACACCCTGCTTCTGCTGCTCTTTGCCGCGGACTGCGCGGCTGCGCTCATTTTTCCAAACCACGGAGCAGACATTACCTTCCCTTAA
- a CDS encoding HD domain-containing protein, translating to MKIERERVRETFREYTDAYDATDEKIKLKIDHTYRVAELCERIAKAEQMEKTEVDLAWLLGMLHDVGRFEQLRRYGTFSDADSIDHAALGADILFGGPLSAGEGLIRTYVDDAAEDEVIETAIRVHSAYRIPEGLAPRTEKLCHILRDADKIDILRVNVDVPLEEIYNTTTEELRNAAVTPAVMDSFYEHHATLRSIKRTPVDHVVGHISLVFELVFPESVRIVKEQGYLEKLLHFESRNAVTNAQFAELRAEMERYLKGR from the coding sequence ATGAAAATCGAGCGTGAACGGGTCAGAGAAACATTCCGGGAGTATACGGATGCTTATGATGCGACCGATGAGAAAATAAAATTGAAAATTGACCACACTTACCGGGTGGCGGAACTGTGCGAGCGGATCGCGAAGGCAGAGCAGATGGAGAAGACAGAGGTTGATCTGGCATGGCTTCTTGGAATGCTGCACGATGTGGGAAGATTTGAGCAGCTTCGGAGATATGGAACATTCAGTGATGCAGATTCCATTGACCACGCGGCACTCGGAGCGGATATTCTGTTCGGTGGTCCGCTGTCTGCGGGGGAAGGTCTGATCCGCACGTATGTGGACGATGCGGCGGAGGATGAGGTGATTGAGACTGCCATAAGAGTGCACAGTGCCTACCGGATTCCGGAGGGGCTTGCGCCGCGCACGGAAAAGCTGTGCCATATCCTGCGGGACGCCGATAAGATCGATATTCTCCGGGTCAATGTGGATGTGCCGCTGGAGGAGATTTATAATACCACGACGGAGGAACTGCGCAATGCAGCCGTCACACCGGCAGTGATGGATAGCTTTTACGAACATCACGCGACGCTGCGCAGTATCAAGCGCACGCCGGTGGATCATGTGGTGGGGCATATTTCGCTGGTGTTTGAACTGGTATTTCCGGAGAGTGTGCGGATTGTAAAAGAGCAGGGCTATCTGGAAAAGCTGCTGCATTTTGAGAGCCGCAACGCTGTGACAAACGCGCAGTTCGCAGAGCTTCGGGCGGAGATGGAGCGCTATCTTAAGGGAAGGTAA
- a CDS encoding GGDEF domain-containing protein, whose protein sequence is MKKIALIMDGWKRFFTYAWPAGVLERIRETNEDVNLYIFNSSGDWSRDEDYNIGEYNIYRLPDLNDFDGIIVDLNNIRYSEVREYVISSAKATGKPVISIANEIADFYYVGIDNYSAMQEIAAHLYEVHNCRRFWYVMGPDDNYESNRRVAALRDFSETHGILWDARDLYCESYEYKCGVHGFEKLLTLHGKLPDAIICANDNIAVGVCETAAAHGYKAPDDFLVTGFDNFDKASYYSPHITTVGHIREQVGYHCADILLRLWRGEMVPRFNYTGHQCIFWESCGCDAGIAVDQAEHSRAQIVYGIETDEFEEQVLSLEYELLQCETVREMSRWIPKCIPAMRCDAMYLIMDEHMNDFRELSDYYDRHLIEDEEFCVHGYPEKMQMEFAYEDGVVKESEETVVEGIFPTFDYTEGGKDFLFLPLHFREHTVGYFVIRNAVYLMEKQYLFQVINVLTSAMENLHKKERLAYLNQVLSELYVKDAMTGMYNRLGYQKLACRMFEKKKLTGENLSIIFMDMDRLKSINDEFGHIHGDWAIKTIASAILKYIPEGAVAVRSGGDEFLVVLEQTADAEIGKIIGEIREEIRERSAEMKLPFPLTVSAGCVHTDMTTVRDLDDYVREADAIMYEEKTAKKANRT, encoded by the coding sequence ATGAAGAAGATAGCGTTGATCATGGATGGATGGAAGCGATTCTTCACATATGCATGGCCCGCCGGAGTGTTGGAGCGTATCAGAGAGACGAATGAGGACGTGAATCTGTATATTTTCAACAGTTCCGGAGACTGGAGCAGGGATGAGGATTACAATATCGGAGAGTACAACATCTATCGGCTGCCGGACTTAAACGATTTCGACGGCATTATTGTAGATCTGAACAATATCCGCTATTCCGAGGTGCGGGAGTATGTGATCTCCTCGGCAAAGGCCACCGGGAAGCCGGTGATTTCTATTGCAAATGAGATTGCGGATTTTTACTATGTCGGTATTGACAACTATTCCGCCATGCAGGAAATAGCGGCGCATCTCTATGAGGTGCATAATTGCAGACGCTTCTGGTATGTCATGGGACCGGACGATAATTACGAGAGCAACCGGCGTGTGGCTGCGTTGCGCGATTTTTCAGAGACACACGGGATTTTGTGGGATGCCAGGGATCTCTACTGCGAGAGTTATGAATACAAGTGTGGAGTGCATGGATTTGAAAAATTGCTCACGCTGCACGGGAAACTTCCGGATGCCATTATCTGTGCCAACGATAACATTGCCGTCGGCGTGTGTGAGACAGCGGCAGCCCACGGTTACAAGGCACCCGACGATTTTCTGGTGACCGGATTCGATAATTTTGACAAGGCGAGCTATTATTCACCGCACATCACAACGGTCGGACATATCCGCGAGCAGGTGGGATACCACTGTGCGGATATTCTTCTGCGGCTGTGGAGGGGCGAGATGGTACCGCGGTTTAATTATACGGGGCACCAGTGCATTTTCTGGGAAAGCTGCGGCTGCGACGCCGGCATTGCGGTGGATCAGGCAGAACATTCCAGGGCGCAGATTGTCTATGGAATCGAGACGGACGAATTTGAGGAGCAGGTGCTTTCGCTGGAGTATGAATTGTTGCAGTGCGAGACGGTGCGTGAGATGTCGCGCTGGATTCCGAAATGTATTCCGGCTATGCGGTGTGACGCGATGTATCTGATCATGGATGAGCACATGAATGATTTCCGGGAATTGAGCGATTATTATGACAGACATCTGATTGAGGATGAAGAGTTCTGCGTGCACGGTTATCCGGAGAAAATGCAGATGGAGTTCGCCTATGAGGACGGTGTGGTAAAAGAGAGCGAGGAGACGGTCGTGGAGGGGATTTTCCCGACCTTCGATTACACGGAGGGCGGAAAAGATTTTCTGTTTCTGCCGCTTCATTTCCGGGAACACACGGTGGGATATTTTGTCATCCGGAATGCTGTGTATCTGATGGAGAAGCAGTATCTGTTCCAGGTTATCAACGTGCTGACGTCTGCGATGGAGAATCTGCATAAGAAGGAGCGCCTTGCCTATCTGAATCAGGTGCTGTCAGAACTGTACGTGAAGGACGCCATGACGGGAATGTACAACCGGCTCGGTTACCAGAAGCTGGCGTGTCGTATGTTTGAGAAAAAGAAGCTGACGGGGGAGAATCTTTCAATTATTTTCATGGATATGGACAGGCTCAAAAGCATCAACGATGAATTTGGGCATATCCATGGGGACTGGGCGATCAAGACGATTGCGTCGGCGATTTTAAAATATATTCCGGAGGGAGCGGTCGCGGTCCGGAGTGGCGGGGATGAGTTCCTCGTTGTGCTGGAGCAGACTGCGGATGCAGAGATCGGGAAGATCATCGGAGAGATCCGGGAGGAGATCCGGGAACGTTCGGCGGAGATGAAACTGCCGTTTCCGCTGACGGTCAGTGCGGGATGTGTCCACACGGATATGACGACCGTGCGCGATCTGGACGACTACGTGCGTGAGGCGGATGCTATCATGTATGAGGAGAAGACCGCGAAAAAGGCGAACCGCACCTAA
- the spoIIID gene encoding sporulation transcriptional regulator SpoIIID, translating to MKGYIEERAMEIARYIIDNNTTVRQAAKHFGISKSTVHKDVTERLAQVNPSLAAETRKVLDINKSERHIRGGMATKEKYLHQHV from the coding sequence TTGAAAGGTTATATTGAGGAAAGAGCTATGGAGATTGCCAGATATATCATTGACAATAACACGACCGTGCGGCAGGCGGCAAAACATTTCGGGATCAGCAAGAGTACGGTACATAAGGACGTCACCGAGCGCCTTGCGCAGGTCAACCCGTCGCTCGCGGCGGAGACGCGCAAGGTGCTGGACATCAACAAGTCCGAGCGGCACATCCGCGGCGGGATGGCGACAAAGGAGAAGTATCTGCATCAGCATGTGTGA
- a CDS encoding phenylpyruvate tautomerase MIF-related protein: MPFINTKTTVSLSKSKKDSLTAEICRITRECLGKGENWVMTGFEDNASLFFQGDSAAVAYVEVKSFGTPSAAGTSQMTGKLCHLLSGELSIPADHIYVAYFPTDNWGWNGSNF, translated from the coding sequence GTGCCATTTATCAATACGAAAACCACCGTTTCCCTGAGCAAATCCAAAAAGGATTCCCTGACCGCAGAGATCTGCCGCATTACCAGGGAGTGTCTCGGCAAGGGAGAGAACTGGGTTATGACTGGTTTTGAGGACAATGCCAGCCTGTTCTTTCAGGGGGATTCTGCCGCTGTCGCTTATGTGGAGGTCAAAAGCTTCGGCACGCCGTCCGCTGCAGGCACCAGCCAGATGACCGGAAAGCTCTGCCATCTGCTCTCCGGCGAACTTTCCATTCCTGCCGACCACATCTACGTGGCATACTTCCCGACTGACAACTGGGGCTGGAACGGAAGCAACTTCTGA
- a CDS encoding GGDEF domain-containing protein, with protein MKKSVSIVYGVLLVIGFILMALSFAFAGKKNTSFAEDSRRIELQPDRVVEVSEDVREYYFDSNQMQSEFSELTFFSVHQCVEVYADGEQIYSLEKSSTVFGRTPGTGWNTIQLQEGVKSFSVRIEAVYPAVRDHVTRFYQENDGQMVYQTMRGSVPEIMVSTVDGAIGIMLLIYYAIARRKVKMGPGILYFGIFTLMMGMWSMNEAELVAYMVKSRTAASYAGYMLIMLMIAPFAAFLQEFSEVEEKYISNIICICSFANVLVCTVLHMTGICEFKNTVFCTHFLMACDLLYLLYVILQRYRARGMDRRVRVCIWGLVILLVSYAVDMSAYYIGWRRTDVIGRFGFLLFICLLAREATAVSMEKIDEGRKAEIYRELAEHDMPTGLYNRNAYDEWASENARDRETAIVTFDLNDLKYCNDTFGHAAGDKYIQDAAKLIAEVFEPAGVCYRIGGDEFCAVIRHARSEWVEERLRRLECLERKYNEGKTDVPMRIAYGYAIFDEQYDKNMEETRNRADVKMYEKKRAIKAEERK; from the coding sequence ATGAAAAAATCAGTATCGATCGTTTATGGAGTGCTGCTTGTCATCGGATTCATTCTGATGGCGTTGAGCTTTGCGTTTGCAGGTAAAAAGAATACAAGCTTTGCGGAGGATTCCAGACGAATCGAACTGCAGCCCGATCGCGTGGTGGAAGTGAGTGAAGATGTCAGGGAGTATTATTTCGACAGTAATCAGATGCAGTCGGAGTTTTCGGAACTGACATTTTTTAGCGTACATCAGTGCGTGGAAGTGTATGCGGACGGCGAGCAGATTTATTCGCTGGAAAAGAGCAGTACGGTGTTCGGGAGGACGCCCGGAACCGGATGGAATACGATCCAGCTGCAGGAGGGCGTGAAGAGTTTCAGTGTGCGGATCGAGGCGGTGTACCCGGCAGTGCGGGATCATGTGACGAGGTTCTATCAGGAGAATGACGGACAGATGGTCTATCAGACGATGAGAGGATCGGTTCCGGAGATCATGGTCAGCACAGTTGACGGAGCGATCGGTATTATGCTGCTCATTTATTATGCAATTGCAAGACGCAAAGTAAAGATGGGACCGGGCATCCTGTATTTTGGCATTTTTACCCTGATGATGGGAATGTGGTCCATGAATGAGGCGGAGCTGGTTGCCTACATGGTAAAAAGCCGGACGGCGGCCTCGTACGCCGGTTATATGCTGATTATGCTGATGATTGCGCCGTTTGCAGCATTTTTGCAGGAGTTCTCCGAGGTGGAGGAGAAGTATATATCAAATATTATCTGCATCTGTTCATTTGCGAATGTTTTAGTGTGTACCGTACTCCACATGACGGGGATCTGCGAGTTTAAAAATACGGTATTTTGCACGCATTTTCTGATGGCATGTGACCTGCTCTATCTGCTCTATGTGATCTTGCAGCGTTACCGGGCGCGCGGAATGGACCGGCGGGTACGTGTCTGTATCTGGGGACTTGTAATTCTGCTAGTGTCTTACGCGGTCGACATGTCGGCGTACTACATCGGATGGAGAAGAACGGATGTGATCGGCAGATTTGGATTCCTGTTGTTTATCTGCCTGCTGGCGAGAGAGGCGACTGCGGTGTCGATGGAGAAGATTGATGAGGGACGCAAGGCGGAGATCTACCGGGAACTGGCGGAGCATGATATGCCGACCGGACTGTACAACCGCAACGCTTATGATGAGTGGGCGTCGGAAAATGCCAGAGACCGAGAGACGGCGATTGTAACGTTCGATCTGAATGATCTGAAGTACTGCAATGACACGTTCGGACATGCGGCGGGCGATAAGTATATTCAGGATGCGGCAAAGCTGATCGCAGAAGTGTTTGAACCTGCCGGGGTGTGCTACCGGATCGGCGGGGATGAATTCTGCGCCGTGATCCGCCATGCCAGAAGTGAGTGGGTCGAGGAACGTCTGCGCAGACTGGAATGTCTCGAGCGGAAATATAATGAAGGGAAAACGGACGTCCCGATGCGGATCGCTTACGGCTACGCGATCTTTGACGAGCAGTATGATAAAAATATGGAAGAGACAAGGAACCGTGCGGATGTGAAGATGTACGAGAAAAAGAGAGCGATCAAGGCGGAAGAGAGAAAATGA
- a CDS encoding shikimate kinase has product MKNLYLIGFMGAGKSTIARALAKKCPSKRIEMDQLIEEQQGMAITDIFAAHGENYFRDLETELLRSFSESTGYVVSCGGGSVLRDENAALMKENGCIVFLRATPETIYERVKDSTNRPILNGNMNVEYIRELMEKRRPRYEAVADICVDTDGKDVDAISEEILKAVEDRS; this is encoded by the coding sequence ATGAAGAATTTATATCTGATCGGCTTTATGGGCGCTGGGAAAAGTACCATTGCGAGAGCGCTTGCGAAAAAATGTCCGTCGAAGCGAATCGAGATGGATCAGCTCATCGAGGAACAACAGGGGATGGCAATCACAGATATTTTTGCCGCACATGGGGAGAATTATTTCCGCGACCTGGAGACAGAGTTGTTGCGGTCTTTTTCGGAGAGCACAGGATATGTGGTATCCTGCGGCGGAGGCAGTGTACTCAGGGATGAGAATGCGGCGCTGATGAAGGAGAACGGTTGTATCGTGTTCCTTCGGGCGACGCCGGAGACGATCTACGAAAGAGTCAAGGACAGCACGAACCGCCCGATTTTAAACGGGAATATGAATGTGGAATATATCCGGGAACTCATGGAGAAGCGCCGGCCGCGCTACGAAGCGGTGGCGGATATCTGCGTGGACACGGACGGCAAGGACGTGGATGCCATCAGTGAGGAGATCCTGAAAGCGGTAGAAGACAGATCATAA
- the aroE gene encoding shikimate dehydrogenase, with protein sequence MDSRISGHTGLLALIGSPVGHSGSPAMYNYSFERLGLDYVYVAFDIKVEEVADAIAAMRTFKMRGCNVTMPCKTEVVKYMDELSPAAQIIGAVNTIVNDNGRLTGHITDGEGFVHNLKNHGIDIKGKKITVAGGGGAATAIQVQCALDGAREISIFNIKDAFFERTLKTAEKIRAAVPSCVVNVYDIADTARMTAEIASSDIFANATIVGMKPMENESVVKDTSAFRPGLVVADAVYNPEETRLLREAKEAGATCIGGKGMLLWQGVAAFKLYTGKDMPVEEVKERFFS encoded by the coding sequence ATGGACAGCAGAATTTCAGGACACACAGGATTATTGGCATTGATTGGTTCGCCGGTCGGACATTCGGGTTCGCCGGCAATGTATAATTACAGCTTCGAGCGGCTGGGACTGGATTATGTGTATGTTGCTTTTGATATCAAGGTGGAGGAAGTGGCAGACGCCATTGCCGCCATGCGCACATTCAAAATGCGCGGCTGCAATGTCACCATGCCGTGCAAGACAGAGGTTGTCAAATACATGGATGAATTGTCTCCGGCAGCACAGATTATCGGAGCGGTCAACACGATCGTAAATGACAACGGCAGACTGACCGGCCATATTACTGACGGCGAGGGATTTGTGCATAATCTGAAGAATCACGGGATCGATATTAAGGGCAAGAAGATCACGGTTGCAGGCGGAGGCGGTGCCGCTACTGCCATTCAGGTGCAGTGCGCGCTTGACGGTGCAAGAGAAATCTCTATTTTCAATATCAAGGATGCTTTTTTTGAGAGAACGCTGAAAACGGCGGAGAAGATCCGTGCGGCGGTTCCGTCGTGCGTGGTAAATGTCTATGATATTGCGGATACTGCGCGGATGACTGCGGAGATCGCGTCCAGCGATATTTTTGCAAATGCAACGATTGTAGGCATGAAGCCGATGGAAAATGAGAGTGTGGTAAAGGACACTTCTGCATTCCGACCGGGGTTAGTGGTGGCGGATGCCGTCTACAACCCGGAGGAGACGAGATTGCTCCGGGAGGCGAAGGAAGCCGGAGCAACCTGTATCGGCGGCAAGGGAATGCTGCTGTGGCAGGGCGTGGCTGCCTTTAAACTGTATACCGGAAAAGATATGCCGGTCGAGGAAGTCAAAGAGCGTTTTTTTAGCTAG
- a CDS encoding methionyl aminopeptidase, whose product MSVKIGRNDPCWCKSGRKYKACHQAFDEKIAAIAAQGHIVPTHDIIKNADQIAGIKESCKINIAVLDYIQEHIHEGMNTAEIDKIVYDMTTSMGGIPAPLHYQGYPYSVCTSVNDQVCHGFPSKDVILKSGDIINVDVSTILNGYFSDSSRMFCIGDVSPEKKRLVDVTKECVEKGLAEVKPWGFLGDMGQAVHDHAFANGYTVVREIGGHGVGLEFHEEPWVGYNSKRGQEMLMVPGMIFTIEPMVNMGKVDIYVDDANDWEVYTEDGLPSAQWEIMVLVTEDGHEVLCW is encoded by the coding sequence ATGTCAGTAAAAATTGGAAGAAATGATCCGTGCTGGTGCAAAAGCGGCCGGAAATACAAGGCATGCCATCAGGCATTTGACGAGAAGATTGCAGCGATCGCTGCGCAGGGACATATCGTCCCGACCCATGACATTATCAAGAATGCAGATCAGATTGCAGGGATTAAGGAGAGCTGCAAGATCAATATCGCGGTGCTCGATTATATTCAGGAGCACATTCATGAGGGCATGAATACGGCGGAAATCGACAAGATTGTCTACGACATGACGACCAGCATGGGCGGTATTCCGGCACCGCTGCATTATCAGGGCTACCCGTACAGCGTGTGCACTTCGGTGAACGATCAGGTGTGCCATGGATTCCCGTCAAAGGATGTCATTTTGAAGTCGGGAGATATTATCAATGTGGATGTTTCCACGATTTTGAACGGTTATTTTTCCGATTCTTCCAGAATGTTCTGCATCGGCGACGTCAGCCCGGAGAAGAAACGTCTCGTGGATGTCACGAAGGAGTGTGTGGAAAAAGGTCTCGCAGAGGTAAAACCGTGGGGATTTTTAGGCGATATGGGGCAGGCGGTTCACGATCACGCCTTCGCAAACGGTTATACGGTTGTGCGTGAGATCGGCGGACACGGCGTGGGACTGGAGTTCCATGAGGAGCCGTGGGTCGGCTATAATAGCAAGCGCGGTCAGGAGATGCTGATGGTGCCGGGCATGATCTTTACGATCGAGCCGATGGTCAACATGGGAAAAGTGGACATCTATGTCGATGATGCAAACGACTGGGAGGTCTACACGGAGGACGGACTTCCGTCTGCACAGTGGGAGATTATGGTGCTTGTGACGGAGGACGGTCACGAGGTTCTTTGCTGGTAA
- a CDS encoding GatB/YqeY domain-containing protein: protein MQFKQLQDDMIAAMKARDKVRKDAISTLVSAAKKVAIDEGCRDDIREELVDRVILKEIKSVKEQIDTCPASREDLLAEYKTRYDIFMEYAPKMMSADEVEAFITEKFADVVASHNKGQIMKAVMPELKGKAEGSVINQVVAGLCQA, encoded by the coding sequence ATGCAGTTCAAACAGTTACAGGATGATATGATCGCAGCAATGAAGGCAAGAGACAAGGTGCGCAAGGATGCAATCTCCACACTGGTGTCGGCTGCGAAGAAGGTGGCAATCGATGAGGGCTGCCGCGATGACATTCGGGAAGAACTTGTGGACCGGGTCATTTTAAAGGAGATCAAGTCCGTGAAGGAACAGATCGATACCTGCCCGGCATCCAGAGAAGATCTGCTTGCAGAATATAAGACGCGCTACGATATTTTTATGGAATATGCGCCGAAAATGATGTCGGCTGACGAGGTGGAGGCGTTTATCACAGAGAAGTTCGCGGACGTGGTAGCAAGCCACAACAAAGGACAGATCATGAAGGCTGTTATGCCGGAACTGAAAGGCAAGGCAGAGGGCAGCGTGATCAATCAGGTGGTGGCAGGGCTTTGTCAGGCATGA
- a CDS encoding C40 family peptidase has protein sequence MRHFKKRVLALLLAGAVGIGNYASVSASAIKDAQDKKDEAQQELNQVNQQIQNIQSAQNSLQAEMNNYDNQLMSLLTDMDILQSDMDTQEQEIEQANADLENAKAEEQQQYDAMKQRIQYMYENGDQSFLTALVGADSITDLLNRVEYVSDVYQYDRDMLTNYQEVVQQVEDLTAQLESEMAEMEELQISYQEQQSSLEQVIATKRSEMADFDSQLANAQSLASQYAQTIKQQNQIIATEKAKQAAAEAAKKKAAQAAAAAGTTGSTTGTDASTAGTGTTSNTTGNTASTGTDTSTSGSSTSGSSSTGLTDGGLNPSYTTGVSGSDVVSYASQFLGNPYVLGGTSLTSGTDCSYFVMAVYQHFGISLPRSSYSQSGCGQAVSYENAQPGDIICYPGHVAIYIGGGRIIHASNPRTGICYGNATYRTITSVRRVL, from the coding sequence ATGAGACATTTTAAGAAACGTGTTCTGGCACTGCTTCTGGCGGGAGCAGTCGGAATCGGAAACTATGCGTCTGTGTCTGCTTCGGCAATCAAGGATGCACAGGATAAAAAGGATGAGGCACAGCAGGAACTGAATCAGGTGAACCAGCAGATTCAGAATATCCAGTCGGCGCAGAACAGCCTTCAGGCAGAGATGAATAATTATGACAATCAACTCATGAGCCTGCTTACCGATATGGACATCCTGCAGAGCGATATGGATACGCAGGAGCAGGAGATCGAACAGGCAAACGCGGATCTGGAAAATGCGAAAGCGGAGGAACAGCAGCAGTATGACGCCATGAAGCAGCGGATTCAGTATATGTATGAGAATGGAGACCAGTCCTTTTTGACGGCGTTAGTCGGCGCGGACAGCATTACGGATCTTTTGAACCGGGTGGAATATGTCTCGGACGTCTACCAGTATGACCGCGATATGCTGACGAACTATCAGGAAGTGGTGCAGCAGGTGGAAGATCTGACGGCACAGCTTGAGAGTGAGATGGCGGAGATGGAGGAGCTTCAGATCAGCTATCAGGAGCAGCAGAGTTCTCTGGAGCAGGTGATTGCGACAAAGCGTTCGGAGATGGCGGATTTTGACAGCCAGCTTGCCAATGCACAGAGTCTTGCAAGCCAGTATGCGCAGACGATCAAGCAGCAGAACCAGATCATCGCGACGGAGAAGGCAAAACAGGCGGCTGCGGAGGCGGCGAAGAAAAAGGCGGCGCAGGCGGCTGCTGCGGCAGGAACGACCGGCAGCACCACCGGAACGGATGCCTCGACAGCCGGCACCGGAACGACCTCGAATACGACCGGAAATACCGCTTCGACAGGGACGGATACCTCGACTTCGGGCAGCAGTACCTCCGGCAGCTCTTCCACAGGTCTGACGGACGGCGGACTAAATCCGTCCTACACGACCGGAGTCAGCGGCAGTGACGTCGTGTCCTATGCGAGCCAGTTTCTGGGGAATCCCTATGTCCTTGGAGGTACCAGCCTGACATCCGGAACGGATTGCTCCTATTTTGTCATGGCGGTCTACCAGCATTTTGGCATTTCCCTGCCGAGATCTTCCTATTCGCAGAGCGGCTGTGGACAGGCAGTCAGCTATGAAAATGCGCAGCCCGGCGATATTATCTGCTATCCGGGACATGTGGCAATCTATATCGGCGGTGGACGGATTATCCATGCGTCCAACCCGAGAACCGGCATCTGCTACGGAAATGCAACCTACCGTACGATCACTTCGGTACGGCGTGTGTTGTAG